In Halogeometricum sp. S1BR25-6, a single genomic region encodes these proteins:
- the nuoK gene encoding NADH-quinone oxidoreductase subunit NuoK translates to MVPPQYYLLLSAAVFCIGLFGILTRRNALLFLMSVELMLNAANINLVAFSYVWGNVTGQTFGLFTMAIAAAEVAVGLGIILVLYRDFGDVDVTEAATMRW, encoded by the coding sequence ATGGTTCCGCCACAGTACTACCTTCTGCTCTCGGCGGCCGTCTTCTGTATCGGGCTGTTCGGCATCCTGACGCGGCGCAACGCGCTGCTGTTCCTGATGTCGGTCGAACTGATGTTGAACGCCGCGAACATCAACCTCGTCGCGTTCTCCTACGTCTGGGGGAACGTCACGGGGCAGACGTTCGGGCTGTTCACGATGGCGATCGCCGCCGCCGAAGTCGCCGTCGGTCTCGGCATCATCCTGGTGCTGTACCGCGACTTCGGCGACGTCGACGTCACCGAAGCGGCGACGATGAGGTGGTAA
- a CDS encoding NADH-quinone oxidoreductase subunit N — MLALQSSPLPDWMAVSPALILALTGLLLLAIDSIDPTSSNSPLLAGLSTAGSLFAFAVAGWFLIEGTGQSATGGAISLYGDALVVDGMSLFFTLIFTVVAAMVSIASMDYISKERYQGEFYALVLFAATGMVLMSMSNSLATAFVSLELASLPSYALVAFLKDNRGSVEAAMKYFLIGALSSAVFAFGISLVYAVTGSLLLPDIASALSGADGMTGVLGMGMLMILGGFAFKTASVPFHFWAPEAYEGAPAPISAFLSSASKAAGFAIAFRVFVEAFPLGGLPAGVDWVLAFQILAVVTMTLGNFAAATQENVKRMLAYSSVGHAGYALIGLAALSANGPNANVLGASMAHLLVYGFMNTGAFLFIALAEHWGVGRTFEDYNGLGAKAPMASVAMSVFMFSLAGLPPFGGFFSKYALFYSAIEAGFWWLAAVGAINSALSLFYYSRVVKALWIEDDTSSLELGSKPVGLYTAVIFAAVGTLLLLPAFRPVIETAQTVAAALF; from the coding sequence CTGCTCGCGCTTCAGAGTTCGCCGCTCCCGGACTGGATGGCCGTCTCGCCGGCGCTCATCCTCGCGCTGACGGGGCTGCTACTCCTGGCTATCGACAGCATCGACCCCACCTCCTCGAACAGTCCCCTCCTGGCCGGCCTCTCGACGGCCGGGTCGCTGTTCGCGTTCGCCGTCGCCGGCTGGTTCCTCATCGAGGGGACCGGACAGTCGGCGACCGGAGGTGCGATATCGCTGTACGGCGACGCCTTGGTCGTCGACGGCATGAGCCTGTTCTTCACGCTCATCTTCACCGTCGTCGCCGCGATGGTCTCCATCGCCTCGATGGACTACATCTCGAAGGAGCGCTACCAGGGCGAGTTCTACGCCCTCGTGCTGTTCGCCGCCACCGGCATGGTGCTCATGTCGATGTCGAACTCGCTGGCGACGGCGTTCGTCAGCCTCGAACTCGCTTCCCTCCCCTCGTACGCCCTCGTGGCGTTCCTGAAGGACAACAGGGGAAGCGTCGAGGCGGCGATGAAGTACTTCCTCATCGGCGCGCTCTCCTCGGCGGTGTTCGCGTTCGGTATCAGCCTCGTCTACGCCGTCACGGGGTCGCTGCTGCTCCCCGACATCGCGAGCGCGCTCTCGGGGGCCGACGGCATGACCGGCGTCCTCGGGATGGGCATGCTGATGATCCTCGGCGGCTTCGCGTTCAAGACGGCCTCCGTCCCGTTCCACTTCTGGGCGCCGGAGGCCTACGAGGGCGCGCCCGCGCCCATCTCGGCGTTCCTCTCGTCGGCCTCGAAGGCCGCCGGGTTCGCCATCGCGTTCCGCGTGTTCGTCGAGGCGTTCCCCCTCGGCGGACTCCCCGCGGGCGTCGACTGGGTGCTGGCGTTCCAGATTCTCGCCGTCGTCACGATGACGCTCGGCAACTTCGCCGCGGCGACACAGGAGAACGTCAAGCGGATGCTCGCGTACTCCTCCGTCGGCCACGCGGGGTACGCCTTGATCGGACTCGCGGCGCTGTCGGCGAACGGGCCGAACGCGAACGTGCTCGGCGCCTCGATGGCGCACCTGCTGGTGTACGGCTTCATGAACACCGGCGCGTTCCTGTTCATCGCCCTGGCCGAACACTGGGGCGTCGGACGGACATTCGAGGACTACAACGGCCTCGGCGCGAAGGCGCCGATGGCCTCCGTCGCCATGAGCGTCTTCATGTTCAGCCTCGCGGGCCTCCCGCCGTTCGGCGGCTTCTTCTCGAAGTACGCCCTGTTCTACTCGGCCATCGAGGCCGGGTTCTGGTGGCTCGCCGCCGTCGGCGCGATAAACAGCGCGCTGTCGCTGTTCTACTACAGTCGCGTCGTCAAGGCGCTGTGGATAGAGGACGACACGTCGTCGCTCGAACTGGGCTCGAAGCCCGTCGGCCTCTACACGGCCGTCATCTTCGCGGCCGTCGGGACGCTGTTGTTGCTCCCGGCGTTCCGCCCGGTCATCGAGACGGCTCAAACCGTCGCCGCCGCGCTGTTCTGA
- a CDS encoding complex I subunit 4 family protein, with product MLIEGLIAVAFVAALVVFVSPDEYAGRLAAALSLVPIAGSLYMWSQFDATGNALLGGSIAFETDFVWLALGGLDVHWFVGMDGISMPLVVLTTILTTLAIVSAWTPIDTRQSQFYGLMLFMEANLLGVFTALDFFVWFVFWEAVLVPMYFLIGIWGGPRRKYAAIKFFVYTNIASLAMFIGFIALVFGLGDSVSSMRLPEIAMALRGGELGGFAGLDAGALKLAAFLAMFVGFAVKVPVVPLHTWLPDAHVEAPTPASVMLAGVLLKMGTYALLRFNFTMMPDVAQALVVPIALIAVISVIYGAVLALAQQDLKRIVAYSSVSSMGYVILGLVAYTTYGVGGATFQMVAHGLISGLMFMAVGVIYNTTHTRMVGDMSGIADRMPVTSGIFVAGAFGYMGLPLMAGFAGEFFIFQGAFTSTVHSAMPLFTAAAMFGIVIVAGYLLLAMQRTLFGPFRFDGEYEVTEAAFHDVAPLAVLLLLVIVLGVAPDLFFQMIQQAVNPILQTGGGL from the coding sequence ATGTTGATAGAAGGGCTCATCGCCGTCGCGTTCGTCGCCGCCCTGGTCGTGTTCGTCTCGCCGGACGAGTACGCCGGTCGGCTGGCGGCCGCGCTCAGTCTCGTCCCCATCGCGGGGTCGCTCTACATGTGGTCACAGTTCGACGCGACCGGAAACGCCCTCCTGGGCGGCTCCATCGCGTTCGAGACGGACTTCGTCTGGCTCGCGCTGGGCGGGTTGGACGTCCACTGGTTTGTCGGGATGGACGGCATCAGCATGCCGCTCGTCGTCCTGACGACCATCCTCACGACGCTGGCCATCGTCAGCGCGTGGACGCCCATCGACACGCGTCAGTCCCAGTTCTACGGGCTGATGCTGTTCATGGAGGCGAACCTCCTCGGCGTCTTCACGGCGCTCGACTTCTTCGTCTGGTTCGTCTTCTGGGAGGCCGTGCTGGTCCCGATGTACTTCCTCATCGGCATCTGGGGCGGCCCGCGCCGCAAGTACGCGGCGATCAAGTTCTTCGTCTACACGAACATCGCCTCCCTGGCGATGTTCATCGGCTTCATCGCCCTCGTGTTCGGCCTCGGCGACTCCGTGTCGTCGATGCGCCTGCCCGAAATCGCGATGGCGCTCAGGGGCGGGGAGTTGGGAGGCTTCGCCGGCTTGGACGCCGGCGCGCTGAAGCTGGCGGCGTTCCTCGCGATGTTCGTCGGCTTCGCCGTGAAGGTTCCCGTCGTGCCCCTGCACACGTGGCTGCCCGACGCCCACGTCGAGGCGCCCACGCCGGCCTCGGTGATGCTGGCGGGCGTCCTCCTGAAGATGGGGACCTACGCGCTGCTGCGGTTCAACTTCACGATGATGCCCGACGTGGCGCAGGCGCTCGTCGTCCCCATCGCGCTCATCGCCGTCATCAGCGTCATCTACGGCGCGGTGCTGGCGCTGGCTCAGCAGGACCTCAAGCGCATCGTCGCCTACTCGTCGGTGTCGTCGATGGGCTACGTCATCCTCGGACTCGTCGCGTACACGACGTACGGCGTCGGCGGCGCGACGTTCCAGATGGTCGCCCACGGCCTCATCTCCGGACTGATGTTCATGGCCGTCGGCGTCATTTACAACACGACGCACACGCGGATGGTCGGCGACATGTCCGGCATCGCCGACCGGATGCCCGTCACCTCGGGTATCTTCGTCGCGGGCGCGTTCGGCTACATGGGGCTGCCCCTGATGGCCGGCTTCGCCGGGGAGTTCTTCATCTTCCAGGGCGCGTTCACCTCGACGGTCCACTCCGCAATGCCGCTGTTCACGGCGGCCGCGATGTTCGGTATCGTCATCGTCGCCGGCTACCTGCTGCTCGCGATGCAGCGAACGCTGTTCGGGCCGTTCCGCTTCGACGGCGAGTACGAGGTGACCGAGGCGGCGTTCCACGACGTGGCGCCGCTGGCGGTGCTTCTCCTCCTCGTCATCGTGCTCGGGGTGGCGCCGGACCTGTTCTTCCAGATGATTCAACAAGCGGTTAACCCGATTCTCCAGACCGGAGGTGGCCTCTGA
- a CDS encoding DUF7522 family protein: MEADPDLVGSDLTESIRAACRTAVGDNLRSITYFTRSAFQQVYLRSDLDSDADLAGFVEHETDDFRATRAYRGSELGDYKYTIRAFENGYMTVVTRGEHGVFVTTDGITERTSEEVASALREILVEQVEAV; the protein is encoded by the coding sequence ATGGAAGCCGACCCTGACCTCGTCGGGTCCGACCTCACGGAGTCGATTCGCGCAGCGTGTCGAACCGCCGTGGGAGACAACCTCAGGAGCATCACCTACTTCACGCGCTCGGCGTTCCAGCAGGTCTACCTCCGCTCCGACCTCGATTCGGACGCCGACCTGGCGGGGTTCGTCGAACACGAGACGGACGACTTCCGAGCCACGCGCGCCTACCGCGGGTCCGAACTCGGCGACTACAAGTACACCATCCGCGCGTTCGAGAACGGGTACATGACGGTCGTCACCCGCGGCGAGCACGGGGTGTTCGTCACGACGGACGGCATCACCGAGCGCACCTCCGAAGAGGTTGCGAGCGCGCTCCGGGAGATTCTCGTCGAGCAGGTGGAGGCGGTGTAG
- the nuoL gene encoding NADH-quinone oxidoreductase subunit L, with translation MAGIFDFAPAIVLLPFVSFLVALAVGDRLPKGGAFAGIVATAGSFLLSVATFFAVSGGQTYNQTIYTWANGLDGAVTLTFGLLIDPLSAMMLVIVTLVATLVHVFSLGYMNDEGETGLPRYYAGLGLFTASMLGFVVADNLLMAFMFFELVGLCSYLLIGFWFREPGPPSAAKKAFLVTRFGDYFFLVGVVAVFATFGTAAFAGPESFPHLAEQAIAGEHSVNTFGFDPQTWFTVVGLLVLGGVVGKSAQFPLHTWLPDAMEGPTPVSALIHAATMVAAGVYLVARMYGFYALSPTALAIIALIGGFTALFAATMGVVKREIKQVLAYSTISQYGYMMLGLGGGGYVAATFHLMTHAFFKALLFLGAGSVIIAMHHNENMWEMGGLKDKMPVTYYTFLSGSLALAGIVPFAGFWSKDEVLYETLIHGLGGSPVLLVAYAMGLLAVFFTGFYTFRMVLLTFHGEPRSQTARDPHGVHWNVKGPLVVLGILAATTGLVNMVPVQKLLGIEGIDFLHQWLDGGFEGLTAHHYGDLIPYSSAYIGGGEAATVAIGAAVSLGLALAGAGLAYFLYNDPEPTEHTDKLGGAKTVLYNNYYQDEYQVWLANSVMRPFSRGADKFDQGVVDGVVNGVSSVSLFSGNRVRRIQSGVVSNYAALLTLGLTALILGFGLLGGWF, from the coding sequence ATGGCAGGAATATTCGACTTCGCTCCGGCGATCGTACTGTTGCCGTTCGTCTCGTTCCTCGTCGCCCTCGCCGTGGGTGACCGACTACCTAAGGGCGGCGCGTTCGCCGGTATCGTCGCGACGGCGGGTTCGTTCCTCCTGTCGGTCGCGACGTTCTTCGCGGTCAGTGGGGGACAGACGTACAACCAAACGATATACACGTGGGCCAACGGGCTCGACGGGGCCGTCACGCTAACCTTCGGCCTGCTCATCGACCCGCTGTCGGCGATGATGCTCGTCATCGTGACGCTCGTCGCCACGCTGGTCCACGTGTTCAGTCTCGGCTACATGAACGACGAAGGCGAGACGGGCCTGCCGCGCTACTACGCCGGCCTCGGTCTGTTCACCGCCTCCATGCTCGGGTTCGTCGTCGCCGACAACCTGCTCATGGCGTTCATGTTCTTCGAGCTGGTGGGCCTCTGTTCGTACCTGCTCATCGGCTTCTGGTTCCGCGAACCCGGCCCGCCGTCGGCCGCGAAGAAGGCGTTCCTCGTCACGCGCTTCGGGGACTACTTCTTCCTCGTCGGCGTCGTCGCCGTCTTCGCGACGTTCGGCACCGCCGCGTTCGCCGGGCCCGAATCGTTCCCGCACCTCGCCGAACAGGCCATCGCGGGCGAGCACTCGGTGAACACGTTCGGGTTCGACCCGCAGACGTGGTTCACCGTCGTCGGCCTCCTCGTGCTCGGCGGGGTTGTCGGGAAGTCGGCGCAGTTCCCCCTCCACACGTGGCTCCCGGACGCCATGGAGGGTCCGACGCCCGTCTCCGCGCTCATCCACGCCGCGACGATGGTCGCCGCCGGGGTGTACCTCGTCGCGCGGATGTACGGCTTCTACGCGCTCTCGCCGACGGCGCTCGCCATCATCGCCCTCATCGGGGGCTTCACCGCCCTCTTCGCGGCGACGATGGGCGTCGTCAAGCGCGAGATAAAGCAGGTGCTCGCGTACTCGACTATCTCCCAGTACGGCTACATGATGCTGGGGCTGGGCGGCGGCGGCTACGTCGCCGCGACGTTCCACCTGATGACGCACGCGTTCTTCAAGGCGCTCCTGTTCCTCGGCGCCGGGTCGGTCATCATCGCGATGCACCACAACGAGAACATGTGGGAAATGGGCGGGCTGAAAGACAAGATGCCCGTCACCTACTACACGTTCCTCTCGGGGTCGCTCGCGCTGGCGGGCATCGTCCCGTTCGCCGGCTTCTGGTCGAAGGACGAGGTGCTGTACGAAACGCTCATCCACGGTCTCGGCGGGAGTCCGGTGCTCCTCGTCGCGTACGCGATGGGTCTCCTCGCGGTGTTCTTCACCGGCTTCTACACCTTCCGGATGGTGCTTCTCACGTTCCACGGCGAACCGCGCTCGCAGACGGCCCGTGACCCGCACGGCGTCCACTGGAACGTGAAGGGACCGCTCGTCGTCCTCGGCATCCTCGCCGCGACGACGGGTCTCGTCAACATGGTGCCCGTCCAGAAGCTCCTCGGAATCGAGGGAATCGACTTCCTCCACCAGTGGCTGGACGGCGGCTTCGAGGGACTGACCGCGCACCACTACGGCGACCTGATTCCGTACAGTTCCGCCTACATCGGCGGCGGTGAGGCGGCGACGGTGGCCATCGGGGCCGCCGTCTCGCTCGGACTCGCCCTGGCCGGGGCGGGGCTCGCGTACTTCCTGTACAACGACCCCGAACCGACCGAGCACACCGACAAACTCGGCGGCGCCAAGACGGTGCTGTACAACAACTACTACCAAGACGAGTACCAAGTGTGGCTGGCGAACAGCGTCATGCGCCCGTTCTCGCGCGGCGCGGACAAGTTCGACCAGGGCGTCGTCGACGGCGTCGTCAACGGCGTCTCCAGCGTCAGCCTGTTCTCGGGTAACCGCGTCCGCCGCATCCAGTCGGGCGTCGTGAGCAACTACGCCGCGCTCCTCACCCTGGGGCTGACGGCGCTGATTCTCGGCTTCGGCCTCCTCGGAGGGTGGTTCTGA